The genomic segment GCCGTCCTCTCCCGTCGTGCGGCGGGCAAGCCGCGCCGCGAAACGGCTGTGCGGCGCCAGGGCGGCCACCGCGTGGGCGTCGGCCGCGAGGTCGACGTCCCGGAGGGCCGGGAGGTCGCGTACCCGCAGGCCGGCCGCGACCAGTCGTTGCCGCTGCACGGCGCCTGTCCGCGACGTCGACATGGGCACGCCCCGCAGCAGATCAGGATCGGGGCGGGACAGGCCGAGAGCCCAGAATCCGCCGTCCTCGGCCGGACCGAAGTACGCGTCGCACTCGGTGAAGTCCACGTCGAGCAAGTGCGGTGTCACTTGAGGGGTGTCCATGCCGATGAGCAGGGCCGGTCCGTCGCAGTGCGCGAACGCCCGCGCCAGCCGCTCGTCCAGGCCACCGCCGCACTGCGGAACCACGTCGAACCCGGGAGGCAGCCAGGGTCCCGGGGCACCGTCGAGGACGAGTACCCGCCGAGACGCGGACGTCGCGGCCACCGCGAGAAGGGTGTCGGCGAGCGCTGCCTCCGCGAGTCCCGCCGCTTCCTCGGGGGTGAAGGTCGGCGTGAGCCGCGTCTTCACGCGGCCCGGCCGTGGTTCCTTGGCCATCACGAGGAGTGTGGTCACCCCGTGCTCCCTTCCGTGCGCGCGGCCGTCTCCCGCAGGACCCGGCTCATGTCCCGTACCGCCTGCCAGGTGCCGCGCCAGGTGCCCGTCACCTTCGACGTGCCGGCGCGCGGCAGATACGGCACGTCGCGCTCCACGACACGCCAGTTCGCGTCCGCCGCCCGTACCACCATCTGTAGGGGGTAGCCGCTGCGTCGATCGGTGAGGCCGAGGGAGAGCAGCGGATCGCGACGCGCTGCGCGCAGGGGACCGAGGTCGTGCAGGCGAAGGCCGGTACGCCGGCGCACCATGTGCGCGAGAGCGAGGTTGCCCACGCGGGCGTGTACGGGCCAGACGCCCCGGGTGTGCGGAATACGCCT from the Streptomyces sp. NBC_01335 genome contains:
- a CDS encoding TIGR04282 family arsenosugar biosynthesis glycosyltransferase, with protein sequence MTTLLVMAKEPRPGRVKTRLTPTFTPEEAAGLAEAALADTLLAVAATSASRRVLVLDGAPGPWLPPGFDVVPQCGGGLDERLARAFAHCDGPALLIGMDTPQVTPHLLDVDFTECDAYFGPAEDGGFWALGLSRPDPDLLRGVPMSTSRTGAVQRQRLVAAGLRVRDLPALRDVDLAADAHAVAALAPHSRFAARLARRTTGEDGR
- a CDS encoding glycosyltransferase family 2 protein; this translates as MKGVTTPPDVDVVLPCLNEAEALPWVLARIPDGWRALVVDNGSDDGSAEIARALGATVVHETRRGFGAACHAGLTAATADIVCFCDCDASLDPARLVPFVEEVRSKGADLVLGRRIPHTRGVWPVHARVGNLALAHMVRRRTGLRLHDLGPLRAARRDPLLSLGLTDRRSGYPLQMVVRAADANWRVVERDVPYLPRAGTSKVTGTWRGTWQAVRDMSRVLRETAARTEGSTG